In Saccharothrix syringae, the following are encoded in one genomic region:
- the wecB gene encoding non-hydrolyzing UDP-N-acetylglucosamine 2-epimerase, producing the protein MKEVLLLAGTRPEAVKVAPVALALADHPVLRPVIVHGGPHPGLVEQALRAFGLRPDVELDVPRATGTPAELVAGLLPELDRVLGERAPAVVVVQGDATTALAGALAAFWRGIPVAHLDAGLRTGDLAGPFPEEGTRQMIARIARLHLAPTDDAAAALVGEGLVDREVVVTGTTAVDAVRRVAAADLPARDPDLAVLERVLDERAERLVLVTAHRRESWGAPLERVLRAVRGIADRHPDVRVLLPAHPEPAVREAALRVLGGHERIVVSAPLAYPDLVRALRRAALVLTDSGGIQEEAPTFGVPVLVLREATERVAAVDAGCAWLVGTDPIRILAEAGWVLGSRLRLPVGRNPFGDGRAASRVRSALERLVGLPLDFATAPLPVRIPT; encoded by the coding sequence GTGAAGGAAGTCCTGCTGCTCGCGGGCACGAGGCCCGAAGCGGTGAAGGTCGCGCCCGTCGCGCTGGCCCTGGCCGACCACCCGGTGCTGCGGCCGGTGATCGTCCACGGCGGCCCGCACCCCGGCCTGGTCGAGCAGGCCCTGCGCGCGTTCGGCCTGCGACCGGACGTGGAGCTGGACGTGCCCCGCGCCACCGGCACCCCGGCCGAGCTGGTGGCGGGCCTGCTGCCGGAGCTGGACCGGGTGCTGGGCGAGCGCGCCCCGGCCGTCGTCGTGGTGCAGGGCGACGCGACCACCGCGCTGGCGGGCGCGCTCGCCGCGTTCTGGCGCGGCATCCCCGTGGCGCACCTGGATGCCGGCCTGCGCACCGGCGACCTCGCCGGCCCGTTCCCCGAGGAGGGCACCCGGCAGATGATCGCCCGGATCGCGCGGCTGCACCTCGCGCCGACCGACGACGCGGCCGCCGCGCTGGTCGGGGAGGGGCTGGTGGACCGGGAGGTCGTGGTCACCGGCACCACCGCGGTGGACGCCGTGCGGCGGGTCGCCGCCGCCGACCTGCCCGCCCGCGACCCCGACCTGGCGGTGCTGGAGCGGGTGCTCGACGAGCGCGCCGAGCGGCTGGTGCTGGTCACCGCGCACCGGCGCGAGTCGTGGGGCGCGCCGCTGGAGCGGGTGCTGCGCGCGGTGCGGGGGATCGCCGACCGGCACCCCGACGTGCGGGTGCTGCTGCCCGCGCACCCCGAACCGGCCGTGCGGGAGGCGGCGCTGCGGGTGCTCGGCGGGCACGAGCGGATCGTGGTGAGCGCGCCGCTGGCCTACCCGGACCTGGTGCGGGCGCTGCGGCGGGCCGCGCTGGTGCTCACCGACTCCGGGGGCATCCAGGAGGAGGCGCCCACGTTCGGGGTACCGGTGCTGGTGCTGCGCGAGGCGACCGAGCGGGTGGCCGCGGTGGACGCGGGCTGCGCGTGGCTGGTCGGCACGGACCCGATCCGCATCCTGGCCGAGGCGGGCTGGGTGCTGGGCTCGCGGCTGCGGCTGCCGGTGGGGCGCAACCCCTTCGGCGACGGCCGGGCGGCGTCCCGGGTGCGCAGCGCCCTGGAGCGCCTGGTGGGCCTGCCGCTGGACTTCGCCACCGCGCCCCTGCCCGTGCGCATCCCGACCTGA
- a CDS encoding isochorismatase family protein — translation MSKALVVVDVQNDFCEGGSLAVAGGAAVAAAISAHVAAGGYDHVVATRDYHVDPGAHFSEAPDFVDTWPVHCVAGTPGASFHPELDVTAVEAVFSKGAYAAAYSGFEGTSGGGERLAEWLRARGVEEVDVVGIATDHCVRATALDAARAGFRTSVLLDLTAGVAAATTDNALAELGAAGVALSGAPRVG, via the coding sequence ATGAGCAAGGCGCTGGTCGTGGTGGACGTGCAGAACGACTTCTGCGAGGGCGGCTCCCTGGCGGTCGCGGGCGGTGCGGCGGTGGCGGCGGCGATCTCCGCGCACGTGGCGGCCGGGGGTTACGACCACGTGGTGGCCACGCGCGACTACCACGTGGACCCGGGGGCGCACTTCAGCGAGGCGCCGGACTTCGTGGACACGTGGCCGGTGCACTGCGTGGCGGGTACGCCGGGGGCGTCGTTCCACCCGGAGCTGGACGTGACGGCGGTGGAGGCGGTGTTCTCCAAGGGCGCCTACGCGGCGGCGTACTCGGGGTTCGAGGGGACCTCGGGCGGCGGTGAGCGGCTGGCCGAGTGGTTGCGGGCGCGCGGGGTCGAGGAGGTGGACGTGGTGGGGATCGCCACGGACCACTGCGTGCGGGCGACGGCGCTGGACGCGGCGCGGGCCGGGTTCCGGACGTCGGTGCTGCTGGACCTGACGGCCGGGGTGGCGGCGGCCACGACCGACAACGCGCTGGCGGAGCTGGGTGCGGCGGGGGTGGCGTTGTCGGGCGCGCCGCGGGTGGGGTGA
- a CDS encoding nicotinate phosphoribosyltransferase, translated as MSTSLFTDHYELTMLAAALRDGTADRPCVFEVFARRLPEGRRYGVVAGTGRLLDAIESFTFSPAELELLERTGVVDRATLDWLADYRFTGDVDGYPEGELYFPGSPILSVRAPFGVGVVLETLALSILNHDSAIASAAARMVGAANGRRMIEMGSRRTHEEAAVASARAAYLAGFTATSNLEAARRYGIPTAGTCAHAFTLLHDSEEAAFRSQVEALGVDTTLLVDTYDITNGINTAVEVAGPSLGAVRIDSGDLGVLARQARDQLDSLGARNTRIVVSGDLDEYSIAMLRAEPVDAYGVGTSLVTGSGAPTAGMVYKLVEVDGRPVAKRSSHKESRGGRKSALRRHKDTGTALEEVVFPHSEQPEKGEHDRLLAVPLVRGGQRAAGLDTLAESRERLRAALVTVPWEGLKLSRGEPAIPTTFL; from the coding sequence ATGTCGACGTCCCTGTTCACCGACCACTACGAGCTCACCATGCTCGCCGCGGCGCTGCGCGACGGCACCGCGGACCGGCCGTGCGTCTTCGAGGTCTTCGCCCGGCGGCTCCCCGAGGGCAGGCGGTACGGCGTGGTCGCCGGCACGGGCAGGCTGCTCGACGCGATCGAGTCGTTCACCTTCTCCCCCGCCGAGCTGGAGCTGCTGGAGCGGACGGGCGTGGTCGACCGGGCGACGCTGGACTGGCTGGCCGACTACCGGTTCACCGGTGACGTGGACGGCTACCCCGAGGGCGAGCTGTACTTCCCGGGCTCGCCGATCCTGTCGGTGCGCGCGCCGTTCGGCGTGGGCGTGGTGCTGGAGACGCTGGCCCTGTCGATCCTCAACCACGACTCGGCGATCGCCTCGGCCGCGGCGCGCATGGTGGGCGCGGCCAACGGCAGGCGGATGATCGAGATGGGGTCGCGCCGCACGCACGAGGAGGCCGCGGTGGCCTCGGCGCGGGCCGCGTACCTGGCGGGGTTCACCGCCACGTCGAACCTGGAGGCCGCCCGCCGGTACGGCATCCCGACCGCCGGGACGTGCGCGCACGCGTTCACGCTGCTGCACGACTCGGAGGAGGCGGCGTTCCGCAGCCAGGTCGAGGCGCTGGGCGTGGACACGACCCTGCTGGTGGACACCTACGACATCACCAACGGCATCAACACCGCGGTCGAGGTCGCCGGGCCGTCGCTGGGCGCGGTGCGGATCGACTCCGGCGACCTGGGCGTGCTGGCGCGGCAGGCGCGGGACCAGCTCGACTCGCTGGGCGCGCGCAACACGCGGATCGTGGTGTCCGGCGACCTGGACGAGTACTCGATCGCGATGCTGCGGGCCGAGCCGGTGGACGCCTACGGCGTGGGCACGTCCCTGGTCACGGGCTCGGGCGCGCCGACCGCGGGCATGGTCTACAAGCTGGTCGAGGTGGACGGGCGGCCGGTGGCCAAGCGCAGCTCGCACAAGGAGTCCCGCGGTGGGCGCAAGAGCGCGCTGCGGCGGCACAAGGACACCGGGACGGCGCTGGAGGAGGTCGTGTTCCCCCACTCGGAACAGCCCGAGAAGGGTGAGCACGACCGGCTGCTGGCCGTGCCGCTGGTGCGCGGTGGACAACGCGCGGCGGGGTTGGACACCCTGGCCGAGAGCCGGGAACGGCTGCGCGCCGCCCTGGTGACGGTGCCGTGGGAGGGCCTGAAGCTGTCCCGCGGCGAACCCGCTATTCCGACGACGTTCCTGTGA
- the clpS gene encoding ATP-dependent Clp protease adapter ClpS gives MTTPVEQERTQVEPVAEEVRTEDRPWQTLVWNDPVNLMSYVTYVFQKLFGYSRDHATKLMLDVHHKGRAIVSSGTKDKVEADVAKLHAAGLWATMQRSS, from the coding sequence ATGACCACGCCCGTCGAACAGGAGCGGACGCAGGTTGAGCCGGTCGCCGAGGAGGTCCGGACCGAGGACCGCCCCTGGCAGACCCTGGTCTGGAACGACCCGGTGAACCTGATGTCCTACGTGACGTACGTGTTCCAGAAGCTCTTCGGCTACAGCCGGGACCACGCGACGAAGTTGATGCTGGACGTGCACCACAAGGGCAGGGCGATCGTGTCGTCGGGGACCAAGGACAAGGTGGAGGCCGACGTGGCCAAGCTGCACGCGGCCGGGCTCTGGGCGACCATGCAGCGTTCGTCGTGA
- a CDS encoding DUF2017 domain-containing protein produces the protein MKKWTRQGDLVLGRFDRQEAAVVRGLVSQIQDMLLARAEEAPQDELAELTGIRTGPSTPPDDPILGRLLPDFHRLDPDAPDPGEVDSANALRSLHEPELLDIKTGVAAVVLDTCPPDGGDVRLALEQAEAWLSALNDVRLALGTALDVQEDMPDELPPEDPRSPHLGVYHWLTWVQETLVEAVMD, from the coding sequence GTGAAGAAGTGGACCCGCCAGGGGGACCTGGTCCTCGGCCGGTTCGACCGGCAGGAGGCGGCCGTCGTGCGCGGCCTGGTGAGCCAGATCCAGGACATGCTGCTCGCGCGCGCCGAGGAGGCGCCGCAGGACGAGCTGGCCGAGCTGACCGGCATCCGCACCGGGCCGTCGACGCCGCCGGACGACCCCATCCTGGGCCGGCTGCTGCCCGACTTCCACCGGCTGGACCCCGACGCGCCCGACCCGGGCGAGGTCGACTCGGCCAACGCGCTGCGGTCGCTGCACGAGCCCGAGCTGCTGGACATCAAGACCGGGGTGGCGGCGGTGGTGCTGGACACGTGCCCGCCGGACGGCGGTGACGTGCGGCTGGCGCTGGAGCAGGCCGAGGCGTGGCTGTCGGCGCTGAACGACGTGCGGCTGGCCCTGGGCACGGCGCTGGACGTGCAGGAGGACATGCCGGACGAGCTGCCGCCGGAGGACCCGCGGTCGCCGCACCTGGGCGTCTACCACTGGTTGACGTGGGTGCAGGAGACGCTGGTCGAAGCGGTCATGGACTGA
- a CDS encoding P1 family peptidase: MLVGRAAGVVVVLTPGGAVAGVDARGAPVGTRELDLLDPSTLVQRVHAVVLASGGLAAVDGVVRWLAERGHGFPVGSRPHEVVPIVPAAAALGLVAGGDGAAACDAAAEEAVDALAVVGETAVGLVVVGADLTQAQCRRVAVAAGDGFVRAGVLVPTTVFALAVGEPGRALNDTCTWAADALERAARGA; encoded by the coding sequence ATGCTGGTCGGCCGCGCCGCCGGGGTCGTGGTGGTGCTGACGCCCGGTGGCGCGGTGGCCGGGGTGGACGCGCGCGGCGCGCCCGTCGGCACCCGCGAGCTGGACCTGCTGGACCCGTCGACGCTGGTGCAGCGGGTGCACGCGGTGGTGCTGGCGTCCGGTGGGCTGGCGGCGGTGGACGGGGTCGTGCGGTGGCTGGCCGAGCGGGGGCACGGGTTCCCGGTGGGGTCGCGGCCGCACGAGGTGGTGCCGATCGTGCCCGCGGCGGCGGCGTTGGGGCTGGTCGCCGGCGGTGACGGTGCCGCGGCGTGCGACGCGGCCGCCGAGGAGGCGGTCGACGCGCTGGCGGTCGTGGGGGAGACCGCGGTGGGGCTCGTGGTGGTGGGCGCCGACCTGACGCAGGCGCAGTGCCGGCGGGTCGCGGTGGCGGCCGGGGACGGGTTCGTGCGGGCCGGGGTGCTGGTGCCGACGACGGTGTTCGCGCTGGCGGTGGGGGAGCCGGGCCGGGCGTTGAACGACACGTGCACGTGGGCGGCGGACGCGCTGGAACGCGCGGCCCGGGGTGCCTGA
- a CDS encoding DUF2231 domain-containing protein — protein sequence MAGVKKLLRWVEESSALDKAAGALAEVIPPALRRHRVTDLLRGRPLGHPAHPAVVLLPIGMFAASTVLDLLPGEGRAARALIGLGLASAPAAIATGLAEYTTLDERQRRTAFVHLAANAAATACYLTSFRLRGHGFGVVARAVSVVGLTAVGAGGLLGGHLSYAQGAGVGREPVEPEPAVEPL from the coding sequence ATGGCGGGTGTGAAGAAGCTGCTCAGGTGGGTTGAGGAGAGTTCGGCGCTGGACAAGGCGGCCGGTGCGCTGGCGGAGGTGATCCCGCCCGCGCTGCGGCGCCACCGGGTGACCGACCTGCTGCGCGGCCGCCCGCTCGGCCACCCCGCGCACCCGGCGGTGGTGCTGCTGCCGATCGGCATGTTCGCCGCCTCGACCGTGCTCGACCTGCTGCCGGGCGAGGGCCGGGCCGCGCGGGCGCTGATCGGGCTGGGGCTGGCCAGCGCGCCCGCCGCCATCGCGACCGGGCTCGCCGAGTACACCACCCTCGACGAGAGGCAGCGCCGCACCGCGTTCGTGCACCTCGCGGCCAACGCGGCGGCGACCGCCTGCTACCTGACCTCGTTCCGGCTGCGCGGCCACGGCTTCGGCGTGGTGGCGCGGGCGGTGTCCGTGGTGGGGCTCACCGCGGTCGGCGCGGGCGGTCTGCTGGGCGGCCACCTGTCCTACGCGCAGGGCGCGGGGGTCGGGCGCGAGCCGGTCGAGCCGGAACCCGCGGTCGAACCCCTCTAG
- a CDS encoding Mov34/MPN/PAD-1 family protein: protein MLVIRRDLVDAMVAHARRDHPDEACGIIAGPEGSDRPERFVAMDNAERSPTFYRFDAAEQLRVWREMDRNDEVPVVVYHSHTATEAYPSRTDVSYAGEPGAHYVLISTRDPEEHELRSFRIVDGVVTEEPVEVVESYMFAHTGADDTPDCP from the coding sequence GTGCTGGTGATTCGCCGTGACCTCGTCGACGCGATGGTGGCGCACGCCCGTCGCGACCACCCGGACGAGGCGTGCGGGATCATCGCGGGCCCCGAGGGCTCCGACCGCCCGGAGCGCTTCGTCGCGATGGACAACGCCGAGCGCTCGCCGACCTTCTACCGCTTCGACGCCGCCGAGCAGCTGCGCGTGTGGCGCGAGATGGACCGCAACGACGAGGTACCCGTCGTCGTCTACCACTCGCACACGGCCACCGAGGCGTACCCGTCGCGCACGGACGTCTCCTACGCGGGCGAGCCCGGCGCGCACTACGTGCTCATCTCCACCCGTGACCCCGAGGAGCACGAGCTGCGCTCCTTCCGGATCGTGGACGGCGTGGTGACCGAGGAGCCGGTCGAGGTCGTCGAGTCGTACATGTTCGCCCACACCGGCGCCGACGACACGCCCGACTGTCCCTGA
- a CDS encoding MoaD/ThiS family protein: MAVTVSIPTILRTHTAGQKSVEASGSTLAEVIDDLESNHGGLKQRLVKEGALHRFVNVYVNDEDVRFAGGLEAAVKDGDTVTILPAVAGG, encoded by the coding sequence ATGGCCGTCACCGTCTCCATCCCCACGATCCTGCGCACCCACACCGCGGGGCAGAAGTCCGTGGAGGCATCGGGCAGCACGCTCGCCGAGGTGATCGACGACCTGGAGAGCAACCACGGTGGCCTCAAGCAGCGCCTGGTCAAGGAGGGCGCGCTCCACCGCTTCGTCAACGTCTACGTCAACGACGAGGACGTGCGCTTCGCGGGCGGGCTCGAAGCAGCGGTGAAGGACGGCGACACCGTGACGATCCTCCCGGCCGTCGCGGGCGGCTGA
- a CDS encoding PLP-dependent cysteine synthase family protein — protein MARYESLLDAVGGTPLVGLPRLSPSKDVRLWAKLEDRNPTGSIKDRPALAMLEEAERAGVLTPGCTILEPTSGNTGISLAMAAKLKGYGLVCVMPENTSTERRQLLQAYGARIVFSPAAGGSNQAVALAKELAEQNPDWVMLYQYGNPANPGAHYHGTGPELLKDLPTITHFVAGLGTTGTLVGVGRYLREQKPDVQIVAAEPRYGELVYGLRNLDEGFVPELYDADVLTGRYSVGSYDALRRTRQLLEVEGIFAGISTGAILHAALAVAEKAAARGESADIAFVVCDAGWKYLSTGAYSGTLDEASERLDGHLWA, from the coding sequence GTGGCCCGGTACGAGTCGCTGCTCGACGCCGTCGGCGGCACGCCGCTGGTGGGCCTGCCCCGGCTGTCGCCGTCGAAGGACGTGCGGCTGTGGGCGAAGCTGGAGGACCGCAACCCGACCGGCTCGATCAAGGACCGCCCCGCGCTGGCGATGCTGGAGGAGGCGGAGCGGGCGGGCGTGCTCACGCCCGGCTGCACGATCCTGGAGCCGACCTCGGGCAACACCGGCATCTCGCTGGCCATGGCCGCCAAGCTCAAGGGCTACGGCCTGGTGTGCGTGATGCCGGAGAACACCTCCACCGAGCGCAGGCAGCTGCTGCAGGCATACGGCGCGCGGATCGTGTTCTCGCCCGCCGCCGGCGGCTCCAACCAGGCCGTGGCGCTGGCCAAGGAGCTGGCCGAGCAGAACCCCGACTGGGTGATGCTCTACCAGTACGGCAACCCGGCGAACCCCGGCGCGCACTACCACGGCACCGGTCCCGAGCTGCTCAAGGACCTGCCGACGATCACGCACTTCGTCGCGGGCCTGGGCACCACCGGCACCCTGGTCGGCGTCGGTCGGTACCTGCGCGAGCAGAAGCCGGACGTGCAGATCGTCGCGGCCGAGCCGCGGTACGGCGAGCTGGTCTACGGCCTGCGCAACCTCGACGAGGGCTTCGTGCCGGAGCTCTACGACGCGGACGTGCTGACCGGCCGCTACTCGGTCGGCTCGTACGACGCGCTGCGCCGCACCCGGCAGCTGCTGGAGGTGGAGGGCATCTTCGCGGGCATCTCCACCGGCGCGATCCTGCACGCGGCGCTGGCCGTGGCGGAGAAGGCGGCGGCCCGGGGCGAGTCCGCGGACATCGCGTTCGTGGTGTGCGACGCGGGCTGGAAGTACCTGTCCACGGGCGCCTACTCGGGCACCCTGGACGAGGCGTCCGAACGGCTCGACGGCCACCTCTGGGCCTGA
- a CDS encoding cellulose binding domain-containing protein, whose protein sequence is MTARNVSYNGTIASGASLAIGLQANHTNHTGNTGEPGAFTLNGAACAVA, encoded by the coding sequence GTGACCGCCCGGAACGTGAGCTACAACGGCACCATCGCGTCCGGTGCCTCGCTCGCCATCGGCCTGCAGGCCAACCACACCAACCACACCGGCAACACCGGCGAGCCGGGCGCGTTCACCCTCAACGGGGCGGCCTGCGCGGTCGCCTGA
- a CDS encoding alpha/beta hydrolase family protein, whose translation MVRYALQRYNGDTSRVFVTGASSGAVFAGVPASCFATTDGSSWNSACANGQLNRTPREWGDLVRAAYPGHSGARPRVPLVHGTDDDTLRHPNFTEEIEQWTDVHRPDQPDHHDRQPAR comes from the coding sequence ATGGTCCGCTACGCGCTCCAGCGCTACAACGGCGACACCTCGCGCGTGTTCGTCACCGGCGCCTCGTCGGGCGCGGTGTTCGCGGGCGTGCCGGCGAGCTGCTTCGCCACCACCGACGGCTCGTCGTGGAACAGCGCGTGCGCCAACGGGCAGCTCAACCGGACCCCGCGGGAGTGGGGCGACCTGGTGCGCGCGGCGTACCCCGGCCACAGCGGGGCGCGGCCCCGGGTGCCGCTGGTGCACGGCACCGACGACGACACGCTGCGCCACCCGAACTTCACCGAGGAGATCGAGCAGTGGACCGACGTCCACCGACCCGACCAGCCCGACCACCACGACCGGCAACCCGCCCGGTGA
- a CDS encoding polysaccharide deacetylase family protein: MLWRTLLAALLVAVAVPSATAQAAACNGYVALTYDDGPNAQYTRPLLSALRAAGARATFFDVGSNVQQQPGLTREVASAGMWVGNHSWSHPYLTNMSAAQVAAELSNTQNAIRSATGQSPVLFRPPYGATNATVQAEARKLGLTQVTWSIDSQDWNGASTDAIVRAATGANAGAIVLMHAAYQTTVNAVPRIVQGLAAKNLCPGRINNYGQVVAP; the protein is encoded by the coding sequence ATGCTCTGGAGAACACTGCTCGCCGCCCTGCTCGTGGCGGTCGCCGTGCCGTCCGCCACCGCCCAGGCCGCCGCCTGCAACGGTTACGTCGCGCTGACCTACGACGACGGTCCGAACGCCCAGTACACCAGGCCCCTGCTCAGCGCCCTGCGCGCGGCGGGCGCCCGGGCGACGTTCTTCGACGTGGGCAGCAACGTCCAACAGCAGCCCGGCCTGACCCGCGAGGTCGCGTCGGCCGGCATGTGGGTCGGCAACCACTCCTGGTCGCACCCGTACCTGACGAACATGAGCGCCGCGCAGGTCGCGGCCGAGCTGTCGAACACCCAGAACGCGATCCGCAGCGCCACCGGCCAGTCGCCGGTGCTGTTCCGCCCGCCGTACGGCGCGACGAACGCCACCGTGCAGGCCGAGGCCCGCAAGCTCGGCCTGACCCAGGTCACCTGGTCGATCGACTCACAGGACTGGAACGGCGCCTCCACCGACGCCATCGTGCGCGCCGCGACCGGCGCCAACGCGGGCGCGATCGTGCTCATGCACGCCGCCTACCAGACGACCGTGAACGCGGTGCCGCGGATCGTGCAGGGGCTGGCCGCCAAGAACCTGTGCCCGGGTCGGATCAACAACTACGGGCAGGTGGTGGCCCCGTGA
- a CDS encoding cytidine deaminase family protein produces MLPTDAERELLATALRTARARTRWRHHNAAAAGRAPDGRVFTGLNVFHFAGGPCAELVVLGAAAAEGVYELESVVAVDATGVIVPCGRCRQVLSDLVPGVRVLVAEDEVVGVGDLLPRAYRWAEHLAALEQRRRDPRG; encoded by the coding sequence GTGTTGCCGACCGACGCGGAGCGCGAGTTGTTGGCCACGGCGCTGCGGACGGCGCGCGCCCGGACCCGGTGGCGGCACCACAACGCGGCCGCGGCGGGCCGGGCGCCCGACGGGCGGGTGTTCACCGGGCTCAACGTCTTCCACTTCGCGGGCGGGCCGTGCGCGGAGCTGGTCGTCCTGGGCGCCGCGGCGGCCGAGGGGGTCTACGAGCTGGAGTCGGTCGTGGCGGTCGACGCGACGGGCGTCATCGTCCCCTGCGGCCGCTGCCGCCAGGTGCTGTCCGACCTGGTGCCGGGGGTGCGGGTGCTGGTGGCCGAGGACGAGGTCGTGGGCGTCGGGGACCTGCTGCCCCGCGCCTACCGCTGGGCCGAGCACCTGGCCGCGCTGGAGCAGCGCCGCCGCGACCCGCGGGGGTAG
- a CDS encoding CYTH domain-containing protein, which yields MAVEIERKFLLGGEPDWSAVRPGSIRRIEFEQVYLRVTEAGEKRIRRRVCDGRVSYEYARLTTARDGVREVEEVEIDGARYDRLMDDRDDSRHVIRKTRTTFPWDDRLYEVDHITDPGSRACWLLEVQVTRPDDAVAIPRFLPVVREVTSEPAYRNAQIALG from the coding sequence GTGGCGGTCGAGATCGAGCGGAAGTTCCTCCTCGGCGGGGAACCCGATTGGTCCGCCGTGCGTCCGGGGTCGATCCGGCGGATCGAGTTCGAACAGGTATATCTACGGGTTACCGAAGCCGGGGAGAAGCGCATCCGGCGGCGGGTCTGCGACGGCCGGGTGAGCTACGAGTACGCACGGCTGACGACCGCCCGCGACGGTGTGCGCGAGGTCGAGGAAGTCGAGATCGACGGCGCCCGGTACGACCGCCTGATGGACGACCGCGACGACTCCCGGCACGTCATCCGCAAGACGCGCACCACGTTCCCGTGGGACGATCGCCTCTACGAGGTGGACCACATCACCGATCCGGGCAGCCGGGCGTGCTGGCTGCTGGAGGTCCAGGTGACGCGCCCGGACGACGCGGTGGCGATTCCGCGATTCCTGCCGGTGGTGCGCGAGGTGACCTCCGAACCGGCATATCGCAACGCCCAGATCGCGCTGGGCTGA
- a CDS encoding MBL fold metallo-hydrolase translates to MQLTVLGCAGSAPGPDRPTSGYLVEAGGARIVMELGSGVFGALMRRCDPFDLDAVLLSHLHLDHCADFSSLTVHRRHHPAPPYDVTERRLPVFAPAHAPSRLAAAHAASLAELAEVRLADTFDFVPLAPGSYRVGPVDIEVAPMRHICEAYAFRLTHGGASLVFSGDTVPCPELVELARGADLLLADSAWREQAGRADYLHMSGREAGAVASAAGVGRLVLTHVLPWSDREGVLADAVAEFDGPVVLAAPGAVYEVG, encoded by the coding sequence ATGCAATTGACGGTGCTCGGGTGTGCCGGCAGCGCCCCCGGTCCCGACCGGCCGACCTCGGGCTACCTGGTGGAGGCGGGCGGGGCGCGGATCGTGATGGAGCTGGGCAGCGGCGTGTTCGGCGCGCTGATGCGGCGGTGCGACCCGTTCGACCTCGACGCCGTGCTGCTGTCGCACCTGCACCTGGACCACTGCGCGGACTTCAGCTCGCTCACCGTGCACCGGCGCCACCACCCCGCGCCGCCGTACGACGTCACCGAGCGCAGGCTGCCGGTGTTCGCGCCCGCGCACGCGCCGTCCCGGCTGGCCGCCGCGCACGCCGCGAGCCTGGCCGAGCTGGCCGAGGTGCGGCTGGCGGACACGTTCGACTTCGTGCCGCTGGCACCCGGCTCGTACCGGGTGGGGCCGGTGGACATCGAGGTGGCGCCGATGCGGCACATCTGCGAGGCGTACGCGTTCCGGCTCACGCACGGCGGCGCGTCGCTGGTGTTCTCCGGCGACACCGTGCCGTGCCCGGAGCTGGTGGAGCTGGCGCGCGGCGCCGACCTGCTGCTGGCCGACTCCGCGTGGCGGGAGCAGGCGGGCCGGGCCGACTACCTGCACATGAGCGGGCGGGAGGCGGGCGCGGTGGCGTCGGCCGCCGGGGTGGGGCGGCTGGTGCTGACGCACGTGCTGCCGTGGTCGGACCGGGAGGGCGTGCTCGCCGACGCCGTCGCGGAGTTCGACGGGCCGGTGGTGCTGGCCGCGCCCGGCGCGGTCTACGAGGTCGGCTGA